The Malus sylvestris chromosome 12, drMalSylv7.2, whole genome shotgun sequence genome contains a region encoding:
- the LOC126594183 gene encoding protein DEHYDRATION-INDUCED 19 homolog 3-like, whose product MDGDSWSARLSSASRRYQSALQSRSDMFMGFEEIDGDDDIREEFPCPFCSDYFDIVGLCCHIDEEHPVEAKNGVCPVCAMRVGVDMVAHITLQHGSIFKMQRKRKTRKSGAHSTLSLLRKELREGNLQSLFGNSSCLLSSSNAAPDPLLSQFILPMADDFVSMPPFSTETSSAKKSSVEKVSERNVQSPPLSIKDKEEKTKRCAFVQGMLLSTVLDDGL is encoded by the exons ATGGACGGTGATTCCTGGAGCGCCCGTCTTTCTTCTGCCTCTCGGCGTTATCAATCCGCTCTTCAATCTCGATCTG ATATGTTCATGGGGTTTGAAGAAATTGATGGGGATGATGATATAAGGGAGGAATTTCCATGCCCGTTCTGCTCCGATTACTTTGACATTGTCGGATTGTGCTGCCACATTGATGAAGAGCACCCAGTGGAGGCAAAAAATGGG GTATGTCCGGTTTGTGCAATGAGGGTGGGGGTTGATATGGTTGCGCACATTACCCTACAACATGGAAGTATATTCAAG ATGCAACGCAagaggaagacaaggaaaagtgGAGCTCATTCAACTCTATCTTTGTTGAGGAAAGAGCTGCGGGAAGGAAATTTGCAGTCTCTTTTTGGGAACTCTTCCTGTTTACTTTCCTCCTCCAATGCAGCGCCTGATCCATTGTTGTCACAATTTATTTTGCCTATGGCAGATGATTTTGTTAGCATGCCACCCTTCTCAACTGAAACAAGCTCAGCCAAGAAAAGTTCAGTTGAGAAAGTATCAGAACG AAATGTGCAGTCGCCTCCTCTGTCCATCAAGGATAAGGAAGAGAAGACGAAAAGGTGTGCGTTTGTTCAGGGGATGTTGTTGTCCACCGTTCTTGACGACGGTTTATGA